The Impatiens glandulifera chromosome 8, dImpGla2.1, whole genome shotgun sequence genome includes a window with the following:
- the LOC124912021 gene encoding zinc finger protein VAR3, chloroplastic-like isoform X2, translated as MKFSAITIRHSWPEWVELMRTLLKNGYLEAAGSNSSVEGGLNAQKLNMIRTACSTFARKQSHLIRYFSRKDMEVLVESGCWSTKRKVVNSGKRLRAYVGIDERNVCRSCVLRGKCDRAYVNVTEEEKEEGAHTLDIMRLLFAYGNGDISNPKVEQSVRKLMSEMVEHYKYSSDEVNQNKLMTSFIQQDSVHLEQNTGCVKTSNHTSLKKGDWKCEGCNSFNFAKNMMCWHCNERLSGRQLGAGEWECDSCSYLNFRRNVVCLRCNYRRPKASIC; from the exons ATGAAGTTCTCTGCAATTACTATTAGGCATTCATGGCCAGAATGGGTTGAACTAATGCGAACTTTGCTAAAGAATGGGTATCTCGAAGCAGCTGGAAGTAATTCCTCCGTAGAAGGTGGATTGAACGCCCAGAAATTGAACATGATTCGAACTGCTTGCTCTACTTTCGCGCGAAAACAATCACATCTTATTAG GTACTTCTCAAGGAAAGACATGGAAGTCCTAGTTGAGTCTGGGTGTTGGAGCACTAAAAGAAAAGTTGTCAATTCTGGAAAGCGTCTTAGAGCTTATGTGGGAATTGATGAAAGAAAT GTTTGCAGATCATGCGTTTTGAGAGGGAAATGTGATAGGGCTTATGTGAATGTAACTGAGGAGGAGAAAGAGGAAGGTGCACATACTTTGGATATCATGCGGTTGTTATTCGCTTATGGAAATGGTGACATTTCTAACCCAAAAGTTGAGCAATCTGTGAGAAAGTTGATGAGCGAAATGGTGGAACATTATAAGTATAGTTCTGATGaagtaaatcaaaataaattaatgactTCTTTTATACAACAAGACTCTGTTCACTTAG AACAAAACACAG GCTGCGTGAAGACATCCAATCATACGTCACTGAAGAAGGGAGACTGGAAATGCGAAGG ATGCAATTCCTTCAATTTTGCAAAGAATATGATGTGTTGGCATTGTAATGAAAGGCTATCTGGACGCCAACTTGGAGCTGGGGAATGGGAATGTGATTC gtGTAGCTACCTCAACTTCAGAAGAAATGTGGTGTGCCTGAGATGCAATTATAGACGTCCAAAAGCATCAATTTGTTAA
- the LOC124912021 gene encoding zinc finger protein VAR3, chloroplastic-like isoform X1 encodes MKFSAITIRHSWPEWVELMRTLLKNGYLEAAGSNSSVEGGLNAQKLNMIRTACSTFARKQSHLIRYFSRKDMEVLVESGCWSTKRKVVNSGKRLRAYVGIDERNVCRSCVLRGKCDRAYVNVTEEEKEEGAHTLDIMRLLFAYGNGDISNPKVEQSVRKLMSEMVEHYKYSSDEVNQNKLMTSFIQQDSVHLEPAYGHENAPENKTYQAKQNTGCVKTSNHTSLKKGDWKCEGCNSFNFAKNMMCWHCNERLSGRQLGAGEWECDSCSYLNFRRNVVCLRCNYRRPKASIC; translated from the exons ATGAAGTTCTCTGCAATTACTATTAGGCATTCATGGCCAGAATGGGTTGAACTAATGCGAACTTTGCTAAAGAATGGGTATCTCGAAGCAGCTGGAAGTAATTCCTCCGTAGAAGGTGGATTGAACGCCCAGAAATTGAACATGATTCGAACTGCTTGCTCTACTTTCGCGCGAAAACAATCACATCTTATTAG GTACTTCTCAAGGAAAGACATGGAAGTCCTAGTTGAGTCTGGGTGTTGGAGCACTAAAAGAAAAGTTGTCAATTCTGGAAAGCGTCTTAGAGCTTATGTGGGAATTGATGAAAGAAAT GTTTGCAGATCATGCGTTTTGAGAGGGAAATGTGATAGGGCTTATGTGAATGTAACTGAGGAGGAGAAAGAGGAAGGTGCACATACTTTGGATATCATGCGGTTGTTATTCGCTTATGGAAATGGTGACATTTCTAACCCAAAAGTTGAGCAATCTGTGAGAAAGTTGATGAGCGAAATGGTGGAACATTATAAGTATAGTTCTGATGaagtaaatcaaaataaattaatgactTCTTTTATACAACAAGACTCTGTTCACTTAGAGCCAGCTTATGGCCATGAGAATGCTCCTGAAAACAAAACTTATCAAGCAAAACAAAACACAG GCTGCGTGAAGACATCCAATCATACGTCACTGAAGAAGGGAGACTGGAAATGCGAAGG ATGCAATTCCTTCAATTTTGCAAAGAATATGATGTGTTGGCATTGTAATGAAAGGCTATCTGGACGCCAACTTGGAGCTGGGGAATGGGAATGTGATTC gtGTAGCTACCTCAACTTCAGAAGAAATGTGGTGTGCCTGAGATGCAATTATAGACGTCCAAAAGCATCAATTTGTTAA